The genomic stretch CAGCTTGTTCAGCGGGACCACCTGGTCGGCGATGTCGTACTCGGCCAGCACGATCGCCGACGACCCGAACGAGTTGGTCTCCACCGCGTCCGCCCCGGCCTGGAAGTAGGCGGCATGGATGTCCCTGACCACGTCGGGCCGGGTCACGCAGAGGATCTCGCTGCACCCCTCCTTGCCCTGGTAGTCGTCCAGCGACAACCCGGCGTTCTGCAGCATCGTCCCCATGGCGCCGTCGAAGACGAGGACGCGCTCACGCAACGCCCCCATGAAATCCCGGTTCATAAAGTCAAGCGTAGCCGATGCCGTTACCGTGGTGCCGTGGACACGCACGAAGCCCCTCAGCCGCCCCGGGACACGGTGGGTCCCGAGGCCCCGCCGGTTCCGGGTCCGGCGGGTCCGGGCGCGGTGGGTCCCGAGGTCCCGCCCGTTCCGGACGCGGTGGGTCCCGGGGCGCCGCGCGTTCCGGACGAGGTGGGTCCGGGGAGCCCGCCGGCCCGGGATGCGGCGGGTCCGGTGTTCCCGCCTGACCGGGACCGCGCGGGCCGGCACGGCGCCGAGGCGGCTGTGGACAGCCGCGAGCACCTGGCGCCGCTCTCGGCTAGCTTCCCCCTCCGGGGGCCCCGGCATCCGGAGGCCGCGAACCAGGCCGCCTCGCCCCCCTCGCCCGCCCCTCCCGCCCAGCCCCTGGCTCCCGCCCCTCCCCCTCCGCCCCCGCCCGCCCTGCCCGGACGGGACGTGCTGCGGAACGAGGTCGCGCTGGTGCTGGCCCTGTCGCTGGCGGCGTCGGCCCTGTACGCGATCGTCGACATCCTCTCGGCGCCCATCCGCGGGGTCGAGGCGCCCCTGTTCGCCGACGTCGGACTCGTCTACCAGCTGCTCAACCTGGCCACCTCGATCGTGCCGGTCCTGCTGGTCCTCCACTTCCTCCACCGCGACGGCGAGTCGGCGGCCAGCATCGGCCTGGACGCCACCCGCCCCTGGTCCGACCTGCGCTGGGGGGTCGGCCTGGCCGCCCTGGTCGGCGCCGTCGGCATCGGCATCTACATCCTGGCCGTCGGCCTCGGCGTCAACCGCACCGTGGTCCCGATCCCACCCACCGGCCACTGGTGGACGATCCCGGTGCTGCTGCTGGCCGCCGCCCGCAGCGGCCTGCTCGAAGAGGTGATCGTCTGCGGCTACCTGCTGCGCCGCCTCGACCAGCTCGGCTGGTCACCCGGCAAGGCCCTCTGGTCCAGCGCCCTCCTCCGCGGCGCCTACCACCTCTACCAGGGCTTCGGCGGCTTCCTCGGCAACCTCGCCCTCGGCCTGTTCTTCGGCCGCCTCTACCAGCTCCGCGGCCGCACCACCCCCCTGGTCATCGCCCACTTCCTGATCGACGCCGCCGCCGGCCTCGGCTACCTTGCCCTCCGCGGCCATGTCTGGTGGCTCCCGGGGTAGGTCTTCCAGGCTTGGTCTCCCGTCTTGTCCACAGATGCGGGTGGGGGGTCGTTCCGGTTCGTCGTGAGTGCCCATTCCTCTCCGAAAGGAGGGATGCCGACGGACCTGACCGAGGCGCAACTGCGGCGCGCCGAGAACCGCCGT from Actinomycetota bacterium encodes the following:
- a CDS encoding type II CAAX endopeptidase family protein, yielding MLRNEVALVLALSLAASALYAIVDILSAPIRGVEAPLFADVGLVYQLLNLATSIVPVLLVLHFLHRDGESAASIGLDATRPWSDLRWGVGLAALVGAVGIGIYILAVGLGVNRTVVPIPPTGHWWTIPVLLLAAARSGLLEEVIVCGYLLRRLDQLGWSPGKALWSSALLRGAYHLYQGFGGFLGNLALGLFFGRLYQLRGRTTPLVIAHFLIDAAAGLGYLALRGHVWWLPG